In the Podospora bellae-mahoneyi strain CBS 112042 chromosome 4, whole genome shotgun sequence genome, one interval contains:
- a CDS encoding hypothetical protein (EggNog:ENOG503PX1P) → MPTTHLGTKGQPLIAAKLALGTNNQNSQPQADAYIARTVLSNGYVAYRATLTNWLPDYQYLHRAPCPEVPVNGGEHWRHDNQSQVKRDTTLALLPHKRLVVSEDFPLGSPWPSNCAAKKGHLRDVKALSSSSSKLTGEKERENKAVKETAWWLKFDCRGVPEEMKGAMQEEDEEKERVKQRQAEKARFQGGRMVQRGNAKVWRKEPRFRGSGRVVTLDDPVKDGKELAFGEQILPSDLWRENRRWNAPTVEEGEGMRMEDIIREEPAYTIRTVQRRTPKKTVKKTIKKRVSFKTPLVEEIPYLQPPELLLPGSDSDCGLSVESNSGCEYDGFLDFSEDEAQGWVPVMVREDQKKEEEGWVSLTGSWMMLGGVPEEKKMVKL, encoded by the coding sequence ATGCCAACAACACACCTCGGCACCAAGGGGCAACCCCTGATCGCAGCAAAGTTAGCATTAGGGACCAATAATCAAAATTCACAACCTCAAGCAGATGCCTACATAGCCCGTACGGTCCTATCCAACGGCTACGTAGCATACCGAGCAACTCTGACGAACTGGCTACCTGATTACCAATACCTACATCGAGCTCCCTGTCCCGAAGTCCCAGTTAACGGTGGCGAACATTGGAGACACGACAATCAGTCACAAGTCAAGCGAGATACTACGCTCGCCCTCTTACCGCACAAGCGCCTTGTTGTCTCCGAGGACTTTCCTCTAGGTAGCCCCTGGCCGAGCAATTGCGCCGCGAAGAAAGGCCACTTACGCGATGTCAAGGCTCTCAGCTCAAGTTCATCAAAACTCAcaggagagaaggaaagggagaaCAAGGCGGTAAAGGAGACGGCTTGGTGGCTGAAGTTTGACTGTCGGGGTGTGCCGGAGGAAATGAAAGGAGCTAtgcaagaggaggatgaagagaaAGAGCGAGTTAAGCAGCGACAGGCGGAGAAGGCAAGATTTCAGGGTGGGAGAATGGTGCAGAGAGGAAATGCAAAGGTGTGGAGAAAGGAACCTCGATTTAGGGGTAGTGGGAGAGTCGTGACGCTTGATGATCCTGTGAAAGATGGCAAGGAACTGGCCTTTGGAGAGCAAATCCTGCCCAGTGACTTGTGGAGGGAAAACAGACGTTGGAATGCTCCTactgtcgaggagggtgagggaaTGCGAATGGAGGATATTATTCGTGAGGAGCCGGCTTATACGATCAGAACAGTACAACGACGCACCCCGAAGAAGACTGTTAAGAAAACGATTAAGAAACGGGTCAGCTTTAAAACCCCGTTGGTGGAAGAGATTCCGTACTTGCAACCACCTGAGCTCTTGCTACCGGGTTCGGATAGTGATTGTGGGTTGAGCGTGGAATCGAATAGTGGATGTGAATACGATGGTTTCCTCGACTTTtccgaggatgaggctcAGGGATGGGTGCCTGTTATGGTGCGAGAAGaccaaaagaaagaagaggaagggtggGTATCCCTTACTGGGTCCTGGATGATGCTTGGCGGAGTGccggaggaaaagaagatggTGAAGTTGTAG
- a CDS encoding hypothetical protein (EggNog:ENOG503P5BJ) has protein sequence MVRLYLPFAAALAHSISAFASAIPYVSPNTIIDTRDVSSSSIEDTVLAKPNTVILKPIRFPRPVNTRRELRAAFSLKSEETLYWSSEDGTIAKLRIETAGENENLVNLELIDDLITQVSCPQTDGELKLTFSEEADFNEAEDIWQWVNKKPDNHFFLLVGDGACGSNTERIIYNVTGLIYNNEKETAILSVEQTTWKKAAHTFDLTVGRPAVPPSEIKKRQFLKDTWNKIKDGFTKVGEKIKETADKVIGKVKEKVEEIPAITVPVLGEVNPFDPAFNPDFSIPFESNLTAKTISLSRDQIDALATCVSCFTTGSLRIEARFAAKAFKLSEANVEISLSDELAATAIVALKAQGSVLNGPALSQSIPIFEFSPAGIAIPGVLTVGPTVAISLGAELGELKGSLGITLGGTASLPKGSTAKLDFLNEARMSKSGWEITFEEQPLKVDANIEARASAFLKGSIGMEVSVVETGFAAELTAKAPTLSASLKTITCLSALPQETLIHDWL, from the exons ATGGTTCGCCTGTACCTTCCTTTCGCTGCTGCCTTGGCGCACAGCATTTCTGCTTTTGCTAGCGCGATTCCATATGTTTcgcccaacaccatcattgACACTCGCGACGTgagctcatcatccatcGAAGACACAGTCTTGGCAAAACCCAACACTGTCATCCTGAAGCCCATTCGTTTCCCCCGCCCGGTAAATACCAGACGTGAGCTCCGAGCTGCCTTTTCGCTCAAGTCCGAAGAGACTCTTTACTGGTCTAGCGAGGACGGCACCATCGCCAAGCTTCGCATCGAAACCGCCGGCGAAAACGAAAATCTCGTGAACCTCGAGCTCATCGACGACCTCATCACCCAAGTCAGCTGTCCCCAGACCGACGGCGAGTTGAAGCTTACCTTTTCCGAGGAAGCCGACTTTAACGAAGCGGAAGATATATGGCAGTGGGTCAACAAGAAGCCTGACAACCACTTCTTCctgcttgttggtgatggcgctTGTGGCAGCAACACCGAGCGTATCATCTACAATGTCACTGGGCTGATCTATAATAACGAGAAGGAAACTGCTATCTTAAGTGTTGAGCAAACAACGTGGAAGAAAGCGGCACATACTTTTGACTTAACCGTCGGCCGGCCGGCGGTCCCTCCCAGCGAGATTAAAAAGAGGCAGTTCTTGAAGGATACGTGGAACAAAATCAAAGATGGGTTTACTAAGGTCGGAGAAAAGATTAAGGAGACCGCCGATAAGGTTATTGGGAAAGTAAAGGAGAAGGTCGAGGAGATTCCAGCTATTACCGTTCCTGTGCTAGGTGAGGTGAACCCGTTCGACCCAGCTTTTAACCCCGATTTCTCGATTCCGTTCGAGTCGAATCTCACGGCAAAGACGATCTCGCTCTCTCGGGATCAAATCGACGCTTTAGCTACATGTGTTAGCTGCTTTACGACCGGGTCATTGCGCATTGAGGCAAGGTTCGCGGCCAAGGCGTTCAAGCTATCCGAGGCCAACGTGGAGATCTCTTTGTCCGACGAGCTGGCGGCCACTGCCATTGTTGCTCTGAAGGCGCAAGGCAGTGTGTTGAACGGGCCTGCCTTGTCACAGAGTATTCCGATCTTTGAGTTCTCGCCTGCGGGTATTGCTATCCCCGGTGTGCTCACTGTGGGCCCAACAGTGGCTATCTCTTTAGGTGCTGAGCTTGGTGAGCTGAAGGGGAGTCTTGGCATCACCCTGGGAGGCACGGCTAGCCTGCCCAAGGGATCAACTGCCAAGCTTGACTTTTTGAATGAGGCCAGAATGAGTAAGAGCGGTTGGGAGATTACGTTTGAGGAGCAGCCCCTGAAGGTGGACGCAAATATTGAAGCTCGCGCTTCGGCTTTCCTTAAGGGCTCGATCGGGATGGAAGTCAGTGTTGTTG AAACGGGCTTTGCTGCTGAGTTGACTGCGAAAGCGCCAACTTTGTCTGCGTCTTTAAAGACAATCACTTGTTTGTCTGCCCTTCCCCAAGAGACGCTGATTCACGATTGGCTTTAA
- a CDS encoding hypothetical protein (EggNog:ENOG503P6E8; COG:S) encodes MPGSSLWLLPPVTHPLYSILTKLISSTLPSKCPSEAASSPKVKPHFFSPHMTLTSDVPPSVYGSDPQAWLDSIPFPSAEHVKVRFGKVKSQDVFYRRCYISVGYEGVKDLAGVSRARGVFGEEDERGEKTKEWLEWWRKQFGPHVSLMYGDVPITEEKMREVSRIIVDAGVALPDDGQAASGERGMYDGWDGGMVWLVPSDGPIQEWKPIAVIEL; translated from the exons ATGCCTGGCTCTTCCCTTTGGCTTCTGCCTCCAGTGACGCATCCCCTCTACTCCATCCTCACGAAGCTCATCAGTTcgaccctcccctccaagtGCCCCTCCGAAGCTGCATCATCTCCTAAAGTCAAACCGCatttcttctccccccacATGACCCTGACCAGTGATGTCCCTCCCTCTGTCTACGGGTCCGACCCACAAGCATGGCTCGACTCGATCCCTTTCCCTTCTGCCGAACACGTCAAGGTCCGTTTCGGCAAGGTGAAGAGTCAGGATGTTTTCTATAGGCGGTGTTACATATCTGTCGGGTACGAGGGCGTCAAAGACCTTGCGGGGGTTTCGAGGGCGAGGGGAGtgtttggggaagaggacgaaCGGGGCGAGAAGACGAAGGAATGGTtggagtggtggaggaagcagTTTGGGCCGCATGTTAGCTTGATGTA CGGTGATGTACCGATTACTGAGGAGAAAATGAGAGAGGTAAGTCGAATAATTGTGGATGCCGGGGTCGCTTTGCCGGATGATGGACAGGCTGCGAgcggagagagaggaatGTACGAtggctgggatggtggtATGGTATGGCTGGTTCCATCGGATGGGCCGATTCAGGAGTGGAAGCCAATCGCAGTGATAGAATTATAG